The window CTTGATAGAttggttttttattttattttattttttaggctACTATTGATTTGCGTTTCACCTTCCACCCAGATCCCCCTGTTTTAATTGCATTGAGTGCCGTGGATGACAGGCCTACTCCCGGTTTATACGTCAGGCGTTATATTTAGTGATTTAAAGATTTATAAGCGAAATTTTGAAGCCATGAGTGTGCCATGCAGCTGGTATCACTTGCATGGATGTTTATTACGTTTGAACATGATTTAGGCTTTTGAATGACAGTCTAAACATGACAGTCACAGAGCAATTTTGTAAAACGCCTCGTATAAATATTcattagattaaaaaaaaaaagtatttatttatttattcatttatttattcattcattcattcattcattcattcattcaatcaatcatccgttcgttcgttcgtttgttcgttttatttattttcgcGAATATGACACTTGTGTTCCAgacatttgtttgactttaCTGTTTCCAGTCGGACATATTAAAGGACGGAACCCAAACAGCCACGTAGTAAAAGGCGAAGCTGGTTAGGTGAGCTTTCATTATGATTTTAATGCATTTattgaatttgtcattttatagTCAGCCCATGGACATTTAAATCACGCTGGGTTGAACATGTTAATTGTGATATTTGTGTGATGATTTAAAAATCTAATCCACACTCGAGCTCTCACGATCGAGTTAGCAACTTTGATGTTAGCTTGACAGGTCCCCCGCCGCAAACATATTGCTAACTTTTGCGAGCACTACAGGCTAAAATGTAGTGCATATTATTTATGGCTGCCAATTACGTCTTTGCTAATTGCACATACTAAAGAATACATGCAGTTCACTTACTTGTGAGATTGTAGCTTTTGTCTGTTGATATCCATCTTAACTGCGTATTTGTCGACTAGTGTAGTTCGGAAAGGTTCGATAGGACGAAAATTGACCATTTGCAACATCTTCAAAAGATGTTGCTAGTTTAATGGAGCATTGCTGCCACTCGTAAAGAGGCATTGCTCGAGCTGTAATATGGGACGTTTTTTTCTAAGTTTTACATTTGCTAAACTCtgtgtgatttttcttttcagtgctATAGTACATCCTGGATCTTGAAAGGCACCTGGTTTCGATTGTTTTGGTGCTTTTCCAATGAAGACCCAGAAATATCATCTAAAAGCTATGGACATTACAATCTAATACACTGTTCAAATGGAGATGAATACCGAGCAATCTCACAGCACTTTGAAATTCCAAATGACTGAAAGTGAGCAAAATTTGAAGCAACAAGGGCTTGATGGGAAACCAAACACAACTAAAGGGATTCACAACGGTGAGTGCTGATGCTGGTGGAATATGATAACAAAATGTCTGCCATTGTTTGAGCTCACTGCTCGGGGTGGGAGGGAGGCTAGGCATGCATACCTTGTGTACACAGCCGTTTTTTCCAACTGTCTTGGCTTACAATGACTGGTCttagtaataaaaaaattatccaATTGCACATGGTGTTTTAGTAGCATGGGGAAGCGAGGTGTGAATAAAAGTACTTGAGCAGCAGAGCCCTTAAGACCAGGGGGTGAATTAGATTGTGCTGCTGAGTGTTGTCATAGTTGCTCAGCCAGTTTGCCAAGAGCATCACATTCACTATGCATTCAGGCCCACAATATAGACTATGACTCACCTCACTGTCACATTCCTTGGGACTCATTCATTTCAGGTCCCATCAGCTCGGATCTGATGCCAAATGGAAAGTCAGAGGGCATtggtgctgctgctactgctgctgctgctgctgggaaCTCCCATGCTAATGGGTCCCTGTCTCCAAACGCCCTTCCGCTTCGCACCAGCCCCCCGGTCAACACCCAAAGTCAAGAGGGTTCTCCAGGTGTGACTGCTTATCCACCCATGATGCTTGAACCTGAGCAGGCTGTTGCTGAGGTCACGGGTCACACGGGTGATGCATTGCAGTCACTCAAACTCAGTATGCCTATGCAGGAGACGGATTTGTGTAAGCATAAATTTGTTGCGTGAATGCCCCCTCTGTGCTGAGCCTATTTGTAACCCTTTCACCAAACTCCTATCTATTCTTTTACTGGTCTGTTGTCTTTGTTCTCTGGGTAGATGGAGTCAAGCATATGACTTTTGTTCAACTTCCATAGGGTTAATTAAAGGGCAtattttccagttttttttccttttgttttaagGGATTCACAGTTCGCCTCTTTTCACAATGCTCACATGATGTGTGAGTATATAATTTCATTAATGTTTCCTTTTGGATGAATACTCTTGCTCTGTAGCCAACAAGAAGCCTTCATTGGAGCTGGAGAATGAGGAAAAGATTCGTTTGGAGGCTCGTCGGCGCCTGGAAGAGCAGCTGAAACAGTACAGAGTGCAAAGACATAAGGAGAGGGTGAGTGAAAAGTCACTGTCACAATCACCTTCGTTAAATATTGTTTGTAGTTGACCTTTTAGACAACATTGTCACAACCatcataatttattttttaagacaaCACTGTTAACGTATTGCCACCCTCCTAAAATAACGGCCTAAgtaattttcagtttttttcataaactACAAAAAACTGAATCGAATGCTGATGATATTTATTGATCATATTTATTTCACGGGTAGACTTGAATGAACTGCTTGACTAAGCCTGAAGTCAGTTTTAGAAGAGGGAGCCAGCATTCCCAGGAAatgtttaagaaaaaaaaaaaaaaaaaagaacactttTGTTTAAAGAGGGTGGTAACATGTaataatcaaagtcaaagtcaaagtcagctttattgtcaatcccttcatatgtcaagacacctAGTACATgggtttttaaatttaactgAAGCATTTTCTGAGATAACGCTCTTCATTGATAGTGTACAGCAGGCTTAGCAACTTGAAAGTGGCCATATTGCTAGTATAACCTCCCAATTTTTTTCAGTCCCACCGCAGCACACCAAAAAACAGACCGTTCAGCACCCTGGATCCAGAGTTAATGCTGCATCCTGAGGCTCTTCCCCGGGCCAATACACTCGCAATGACCAAGGAGTATTCTTTCCTGAGGACCAGTGTACCCCGTGGTCCTAAACTTGGGAGCTTAGGAATTCCCCCCACCAAGGAGAAGAAATCCAGATCGTCCCGCACGAGCAAGATCCATTCCTTGGCTGACTATAAATCTCCAGAGGACGAtggtggaggagaaggaggtggAATTAAGACTGCAGACAACACCATGGGCTCTGTCCAGTCCACTATCAGTGCAGTATCTACTCTTTCTGAGGTCAGCGTGATGTCACAGTCAGGCACGTGCGAGGGAGAAAGGCGGTCTGGTGTTTTGCTGCAGGTGGGGGAAAGTGTCTCTGAGGTTGATGGTGGTGACTCAGGAGCAAGGCCTGGAAATgatggcaatgacagtgacagCTCATCCTACAGCAGTGCCTCTACCAGGGGAACCTACACCATGTTTTCTGCTGCCATGGACAGGCAGCAGGGGACCTACACGGTTGAGGGGCGGGAGATTGCGCCGGAGGCCATGGGTCAGTTTCCCTCCCTGCATGAAGTTTTGCAAGCAGCCAGTGATGAGCAGCATCTTCAGGAGTTGGAGCAAGAAGGCGCCGTAGAACCACGCAGCCGCAGAGACAGCTTCTCCAGCAGGTATTTCTGATGACATgcagtgattttgttttctacaTATAAATTAAAACCAGTTAAAACAATTAAAGCAGCTTTTTTTATGATTCTTTATTATAGACCGCTTCTCCAGCAGGTATTTTTGATGACATGTAAATTAAAACcagttaaaaataattcaagcaGCTTTTTGATTATTCTTTTGGCTTGTCAAATAACTGATGTTTACATTGTTTAGTGTCTCTTTGGAGAGTTCTGTAATGGGCCACGATGAAATGCTGCAggtgttgaaagaaaaaatgagaCTAGAAGGCCAACTGGAATCTTTATCATCTGAGGCCAACCAGGTTAGTGTGAAGTACTTACAAACACACTGACCAGCCACAACATTTTGGCAAAATACAATATTAGAGCATAGTTTTGAGTGAAACTGTCAGAGGTGTACTAATTATTAAcagtgtttattattattgctataTTTTGGGGTGGGCTCCAAATGCACTGCATCATAATGAGTGGTTTGTTTTACTTCCCGTTAGTGTACACTATATTAAAACGTGTTCAAAAAAGGTTCTCAATGATTCTGACTTGTTACTGCAGTTTGCTGCAGACAGACATATTAATTGGCAAATGCTGTATCTATCAttcattaaacatttttataatcCTGTCCTGCCCACCAGGCTCTAAAAGAGAAGACGGAGCTCCAGGCCCAGCTTGCCACCGTGAATGCTCAGATGCAAGCTCAAAAGGCAGAGGTTCACTTTAGCCAGGAAAAGCAGAACGTCCTCACAACAGAAGTCAGTACTTTGCGGCAAAGTTGTAGCCAACTAGAAAAGGCAATGGTGGAGCTCCAAGGCGATTTGGAGAGCAAAAATGCCAATCTGGCATCGTTATGCAATGACCTGAATGTGGCTGAAGACCAATACAACAGACTAATGGGGAAGGTGGATGAAATGCAAACGACTCTCGCATCAAGGGACAACACAGGTAAGCCTTCAGTCAGCCAAAAATCCAACctgactgtttttatttatatcaatATATCATGCAGTTCAGGAAATGCGACTGCAAATGGGTGGTCTTCAGAACCAACTACAACAGGTCCAGCTGGAGCGTAGCACTCTCCAGAGTCGACTGAAAACCTCCCAGGCAGAGATTGACTCACTCCAGCAGGTCAGGCAGTGGTACCAGCAACAACTTGGCCTGGCTCAGGAGGCCCGAGTGAGACTGCAAAGTGAAATGGCTAACATGCAggtaatattattattatttatttatttattttaagttcaaaatgtatgtcaaacaaaaagtcTGACCTTCTTTCCTAGGCTGGCAAAATGACCCAGACTGGCGTTCTGGAACATCTGAAGCTAGAGAATGTGACCCTGTCCCACCAACTGACAGAGACTCAACACCGCTCTATCAAAGAAAAAGAGCGTATAGCTGTTCAACTGCAGAGTATTGAGGTacattaaacttttttttttcgtgtttGAACGTATGTCTGTTGAAACAGAGCAGCATATTTGGACAAATCTGGACTGTGGATGTGAAGTCTACACCCACTGTTCAAATGCAAGGTTTTTCtgatatgaaaataaatagtttaaaaaaataaaaataaaatcatttcagAATGTTTTCCACTATGTACAACTCAAGTTGGGAGGGTGTTGAGAATGTGGTTGCTTAAAGTGTGCACGCTCTCTTATAACTGGGAATATGGTGTCCAGAATTGACAAATTTCATTCAAACGTATGTTCAATGGGAGTCAGCACACAACTGGCAGTATTTGAcattcagtttgtttttatctaTTGTTTCACAGCAGAAACTCCATTTTGTGCAGTATCCGGCCTTAAGCAATTTGCTTTCGATGCGCATTAGTTCTCCCtgtatgtttatttatataattcGAACATTACGTCTGTTAAAATTTTTCCCCTGCAGTTTTCACACAAATACTTGCACTGGTGTTTGCATTTATACCAATCAGTTTCCCCTCAAAGCTCTGTCTCCATTTTATTGCTGCTCATTTCATTAATTAGTGGCGTTGATGACTATTTGAACAGGGGTTTCTTCCTAGACTATAGCCACTGTAAATTTCTGACAAAAAGATGTCATGTTGTGTATGAATTAGCATAATTGTCACAGTCAAGTAGAGACACCTCTGTCCAAATTAagtaattttgtattttttccacatATCTATATTCTGTCTGGtgtttttacaaaatattGGCCAATCCAAAGTGGCATACTCTTTGACGATGCAGGTCGATGTGTGTTCTCAGATCTTGTTTGATTATTTACATGATTGCGATCGGGACCTTCTGCTCTTTGTGTTGTAGGCTGACATGATGACTCAAGAATCTGCCTACAAGCAGATCCAGGATGCCAAGACTATGGTGGAGGATGACCTGCAACACAAACTAGAAGAGTTTGAGGAAGAACGGGAGCGCTTAGTAAAATTGGCCAACACAGCCAGTAACTTGGAAATGGAACTAGAACAGGTAGTGATCTGCTTTCTTGGATCAATCCTTCATGTCTGTCTTTCAAGAgcattttggtatttttttgttagtaGCTAAATTGTAAATGATTTGCTTATCCAGGCCTGTTGCACCAAACCGCAAGCTGCTATGCAACAGTGCCAACCATTTTGCCTCTGTGTTGCTCTGATctgtggttcttttttttgtgtgtgttcattaGATGAAGTTGAACCTTTCTCAGAAGGACATGCAGCTGCAGGCTCTCCAGAAAGAACATCTGGAGCTTATGCGCCAGCTGACCACCACTCAGGAGAACCTGCATACCAAAGAGCAGTCAATCAACCAACTGGAGGCTCGATACCTAGAGCTGGAAGCCCAGCTAACTGAGTTGCAGGCAGAGAGCAATAGCAAAGATGACAACATCCAGTACCTCCAGAATGAGAAGATTGTTCTGGAGGTAGCATTGCAGACGGCCCGAGCCGACAAGAACCAACTTGATGAAAATGCTGAACGGCTTGGAGAGGACGTTTTGGTGGTCTCAGATGTGTTGGATCATCTCCAACAGGAAGTGCAGGTCAAAACCAGTCAGGTGCGAAACTAATGAGTTGGTTGTGCTTTTGAGTATGATAGAAGATGTACAAAGATATAGACTGAACTGAATTCAGTAGATATACAATTActatgacaaaacaaaaagtttttggtttgttttataaatCTGCAATATATTTGATgagtgttatttatttttgtgtttgatcTTTATCTTTCAAGTAATCTATTATGATTGGCATTTGCTTTCTTATAGATTGAAAAGCTACAACAAGAAAATGGTTCCTTGAAAAAACAAGTTCAGAAATTTAAGGAACAATTCCAACAACAAAAGGTAACAATTCTAAATTGTCGTAATGAAGATGCTACATGAAAATATTGACATAACTGTTGGAGAAAACTGTTGGTAGAATTTCACGGAAAGGTCTTCACAGCATTTAGCATTACAAGCAGAGAAAATAACATTCTCGAGACTTTGTCCGTTATTGCAAGACCCTGCTCACTAAATTGTAAACAATAGGCCAAATTGAACCAGGCAATTTAATTCCCTCCAACTATGGTGTGTGTCAACAAAGTTTTTGGAAACTCTTGAACGTAGAAGAGTATTTCCTACAAAATATCCCTACAAGTATTTCATACAAAATAATGTGAGAATGTTTTCATCGGAGGCTTTATTGTGCAGCTGGGTGGCTGTCACAGATAGAATGGTCATCTGAATTGAAAAATGATAGATGCTGCTTAGTGCATGACTGATGAACAATATTACAGAATGATCAGTGCCTCGCTGAATTGAAAAATGATAGATGCTGCTTAGTGCATGACTGATGAACAATATTACGGTACGTCTTCCTTCACAGGTGATGGTGGAAGCCTATCGTCGGGATGCTAACTCTAAAGACCAGTTGATCAGTGAGCTTAAGTCTACGAAAAAGCGTCTTCTAGCAGAGGTGAAGGACCTAAAACAAGAGCTTCTGGATGTACATGGGGAGAAGCAAAAAGCTGATTTGGAGCAGGGCCGGTTGCAGAAAGAAGTACTCAGAGTCCAAGAACAGATCAATAACATGGAAAGTCATCTGGAAGACATTCAGAGAGAACGCGACCACCTCGAAACACAGATCCAGGTAATTGTGAATTGCTGCGATTTCTCCTATGCTAAATTCAGTTAAGGtcagtgatgttttttttcaagtcttTCTATTTCCCTTCACAGTCCTTGCAGTTTGATCAGAGTCATCTTGTAGCTGTGACGGAAGAGAATGAAAGTCTCAGGAAAAGAGTGAAGAAAATGGAAACAGAAGCCAAAAAGTGAGTCATGCTTTTAATAAAGCGTAGTAACCATTAATTAAGTCTGGCCTAATTTGTTTGGGCAATGATAAGTATCTCTTCAGATTTCTTTCTAAAATTACAATTTCTTAATCAGAGGGTCTATTATCCTGATTAGCGACATCACAAAGATTATTACGTTTACACACTTTAGCATGTAAAGTTGCATACATTCAGTTCGGGTCATTTCAGCTTTCCCCTTGACttagttttattattttcccaAAACAGAGCAATCTCGGAGCAAAAAGTGCGTATGAAGCGGCTGGGGACAGATTTGACCAGTGCTCAGAAGGAGATGAAGGCCAAGCACAAGGCATACGAGAATGCTGTGAGCATCCTGAGTAGGAGGCTGCAAGAGGCCCTAACTGACAAGGAGACGACTGAGGCCGAGCTGGTCAAGCTCAAAGCTCAGGTTTCAGATGGAGGAAACAACCACATCTTGCAGGTATAAACCTACCAGATCTGAACACTAAGTGAAGTACTTAGCGTACTTCAGTGCTGTAGTTCAAGATCTGCATGCTGACTTATccttattgtttttaaaggtacatgaaaaatattgaaatgatcaaattaatTATGGATAGAATATTCACCTTTTATTGATGGAATGGCTAAATAAGTGCACTATCCCTTAAAgtacaatacaaaaatatttgtacacTACATTTTGTGAATTAAAGCAgtgcacatgcatgcatgcagtgTGTTAGGTGTCACCAATATAAAAAGGTGACTAAAAGCCTTTTTGCATTAAAATGCTGTTCTAATGACTATTAATTGctctttgggggaaaaaaatcatcctgTAATTGCCATTGTTAAATACAAGCATTCTAAATGCCACAATAAcctctgtttctttgtttacCCAGGAGAAGATTGAAGCTCTTCAGACTGCACTGCAGGTTGTGGCTAAAAGCAAGGCAATGTTAGAGAAGGAGCTTGAGGAAGTCATATCCCTCACTTCCACGGAGTTAGAGGAGTACCAGGAGAAGGTCATGGAGTTAGAAGATGAGGTGGGCCATATGGGGGACCGTGTTAAAAGTTCTAAATATAGCACTTAATACTTTCCTGGCCTATTCCGTCTTTGGCCTCCTTAATggctttgtgcatttttttttttttttcaaaagcttCAAGAGTCGCGATGCTTCAAGAAGAGGATCCGAAAACTAGAAGATGCTAACAAGAAGCTCGCTCTTGAGCTGGAACATGAAAAAGGAAAATTGGTTGGACTGACACAGTCCCACAGTGCACTGCGCGAACATGCCAATATCTTGGAATCTGCTTTAGCAAAGCGAGAGGCGGATCTTGTACAGCTCAACTTGCAGGTGAAGCACTGATTGCAACGAGTGTTGTTTGGTTGTAGTATTTAATGTGCAGTGTATTGAGATTAAAAAAGTGTAAAAGATTATCTTCCTAATAGTGAAATAAATTGTTGTTTCATGCATCCACTTATTCAGGTTCAAGCTGTTCTGAAACgcaaagaagaggaggaccAACAAATGAAGCAGGTGGTGCAAACTCTGCAGCTTGCCttggaaaaagagaaaaccaaAGTCAAAGATCTTAAGGAACAGGTACAAGTTCTCCTGCACTTAGGGGGTGCCGGTTTTCTTTTGGAGTTACTCCAATAGCAGTTGTCTATGCACTTTGTTGAGTTTTTagtcattatttaatttgtatgTCTAGGTGGCAACGGCAAAGGCTGAAGCAGCACACAATAGGAGACACTACAGGGCTGCCATGTTGGAACTGTCAGAGATCAAGAAAGACCTTCAGGCCAAAGAGGACTTGGTCAAAGCTCTGCAACATGAAGCCCACAAGCTACAGTATGCACACTAATTTGTTACAGAATACAGATTTCGATGGAAATGAATTACGTGCAGTAAATAGTGACTCTGTTGGAAATAACAGCTACGTAGAGTGGACCCTCGCTATTCACATCCCCccagctgaaaaaaaaaagaaaaaaagaaaatcctcaAATAAGTGACATTTATCATATAGTGTTGAAAATTTCCATTTATGAACTTTGCATGCAAATAAATGCCAAGCAGGGTACACAGTGCTCAACAAAAATAACGGTACAACTCATGCAATTAGAAAGccttgacttgactttcagaattttttttgatgGCATATTGTACTACAACTATTTCCATTATGTTATTGATCACTACTGAGATTTGTCGATCTGGGCACATAATATTTActaaaaatgtaatgtttaaaaaatgacataacattttctaaaaatgtaatgtttCAAAAATGAGTAAACACTGTTTAGGCTAAAATTTAGATTTCAGGAAATCTAATTCACAAAATGATAGTATAATTCATCAAAGCTCAAAACTGGTTCCATTCAATGCAACATGTACACAAAGCTAACGGCTCAAATGGGATGTGCGGATTTATGGAGAGCACTGCATGTGGGTATTAATAGCAAAAAAATTGATTTGCGTAATTTCAGGTTTGTCTAAAATAGACTTAAATGTTACCATCAACAACATAATGTTTTAAATAAGTCACCATTGCCACTATCAGCATTATTTTCCACAGAAGTGTCATACTTcctcaaataaaaagtcaagttACTTTGCTAATTTTTCAAAAGGGATGGATATATTTGCAATGAAAAGTTTTTCGAAATCTCTGACACTATTGACCATCGACTCTATCCACAGATCTCAGGATGAGAAGCATGCTCAGGAGATCTCCAGTTTCCAAGAGGAGCTGGCTGAAGCCCATTCCCGCCTCCAAATCCTCCAGAAACAACTAGATGAAGAGCTGTCAAACAAGCCCCTCACTAACCAAGAGGTAAGGAAACGATTTCAttgtttgaattattttaatattattgggagactattttttattatctgaaagaaaaacaaagttttGCAGTCTACGTTTTTTACAGTTATAAATACCTAAAGTTGACTATTGATGGAAACGTGTAGCGACTAATAACACATTGTCTCGTCCAACTTCCCTACAACTCACAGGTTGAGGACCTTAAGTGGGAGGTGGAACAAAGGCAGAGGGAGATTGAGGCTCAAAAGCAGCAATTGGAGATGATGGAGGAGTGTCAGCATAGGGAGCTGGACAACCTGCAGACAGCTTTGCAGGcaagtatttatttaaatgagaAATGTCAATTAAGTAACACGATAAAACAATGGCAGGGAAAAGAGTTTGCAAAGCAGTAATTAATATCATGATCGGCACCTATTCTTTTTCAAGCGattggatttattttaagTCTGTCTGTCACAGAACATAAAGATCGAGTTGGAGACCGTCCAGGAGGAGCTGAATGGTACAAGGAAGGACAAGTTTATGCTACAAGCTAAAGTGGGTGAGCTGAAGAACAGCATGAAGACCATTTTGCTACAAAACCAGCAGCTCAAACAGGACCTCAAACAGATCCGTCTAAGAAAGGTGATGCAGCCTTTTGCTTGACTTGGTTTCATTGGGTTCATTTTGGTCAATGTCATTACTGGAATGAAGGATTCACTCGATGAAAGCATTTTTAGCATATAGTATTTAGCATATTAGCTGCATACTGTTTTGAGTTATTGGTTCTCTGCCGATGCAAATAATAATGACTAATACTCATTCATATCAAAATACTGGACTATACATAGAACAATAATGAACAATtggaaaaatgttgatttttgttaGGATTTCAAATTGACAGAAGTGTGCACAAGTTAATCTCTTTGAAGATGAATTGCCATTAAATTATGACGTTGTTGGAACAGCAACGGATGGAGTTGAAGACTGAAGGGACCCCATCCAACCCAGTGACGCCGGTAAAGATCCCTGACTGCCCAGTGCCTGCCTCACTTCTTGATGAGTTACTGAAACCTTCAACTTCGGTCAACAAAGAGCCGCTCAACAACTTGCACAACTGTTTGCGGCAGCTCAAGTAAGATGCTCTGTTGTACACTCGTACTGGGTTTCCCCAAAATCTTTGGGTCCATGGACCCCTTACAGCAGAGTAATTTTTCCAAGGACCCCATATCCTAACGCCATAATTTAAACCAAACAACCATGATTGTGTACCTCTAAATGCCATACCTGTagatcttctttttttttttttttttttttttttttatatattggcTGTGTTCCATGTCTCTCAATCCCAGGAACAAAAAGGAGCAAAATTTCCGCTTCAAACGCTTCAACTATTGAGGTGCAGTTGCCTGATTTTGTGAACTGCATTGACTATACGTATATGGAAACGGGCCACCGGGAACGCTGAGCACGCCTTTGGTCTGCACATAGCAtaacttaccgtaattttcggactataagtcgcggtttttttcatagtttgggtaggggggcgacttatactcaggagcgacttatatacatatttatggtttttttcactttttttgggcattttatggctggtacgacttatactccggtgcgacttatagtccgaaaattacggtaatagcCCCCCCAGTTTGAAAACCACATGTCCAATTTATTGCAATATATTTTGCTCTAgtacaccttttttttttttaaatctccatTTAAGGTGTGAAATACTGCTTCCAATGCTAGTCTGAATATGCTGTGATgtttttctaattttttttttgtcagggaGGAGATGGACAGCCTCCAAAAACAGATGGAGGAGCACACAGTAACAGTGCATGAGTCAATGAGCTCATTGCCAAACACAGAGGAAGGACTGGCTCAACTGGgacttgaaaacaacatatcTAATGCATGGAGCCCGCTGAGCAATACAGTGGTGGAAAATAACAACGAAGCGGAACAGCAGCAGTCCTAAAAGCAACTTTTTTCAGACCATGACGACAGTGGAGTTTTATCCACAAAGGTGTTGTTAAGTCAATTTTtccgtttttcttttaaacaacGGCTGTCAACATTTGGCATTTTTCTCCTATCATCACAGGTGTGCTTTTGCAGAGTAAAAACGTAAATCAgagcttttttcattttgctcttttattatttgaccTTTGTTTATACTGTTATGCCCTTGTGATATTTATTGAGCGTTAAAGAATTAGAGATGAACCACACCATTACAAATCCTAACCTTATCATTTGTTGAATCGGATGGAGCATTTATCCAGGCAcgtttaatataat is drawn from Syngnathus acus chromosome 9, fSynAcu1.2, whole genome shotgun sequence and contains these coding sequences:
- the golga3 gene encoding golgin subfamily A member 3 isoform X1 translates to MEMNTEQSHSTLKFQMTESEQNLKQQGLDGKPNTTKGIHNGPISSDLMPNGKSEGIGAAATAAAAAGNSHANGSLSPNALPLRTSPPVNTQSQEGSPGVTAYPPMMLEPEQAVAEVTGHTGDALQSLKLSMPMQETDLSNKKPSLELENEEKIRLEARRRLEEQLKQYRVQRHKERSHRSTPKNRPFSTLDPELMLHPEALPRANTLAMTKEYSFLRTSVPRGPKLGSLGIPPTKEKKSRSSRTSKIHSLADYKSPEDDGGGEGGGIKTADNTMGSVQSTISAVSTLSEVSVMSQSGTCEGERRSGVLLQVGESVSEVDGGDSGARPGNDGNDSDSSSYSSASTRGTYTMFSAAMDRQQGTYTVEGREIAPEAMGQFPSLHEVLQAASDEQHLQELEQEGAVEPRSRRDSFSSSVSLESSVMGHDEMLQVLKEKMRLEGQLESLSSEANQALKEKTELQAQLATVNAQMQAQKAEVHFSQEKQNVLTTEVSTLRQSCSQLEKAMVELQGDLESKNANLASLCNDLNVAEDQYNRLMGKVDEMQTTLASRDNTVQEMRLQMGGLQNQLQQVQLERSTLQSRLKTSQAEIDSLQQVRQWYQQQLGLAQEARVRLQSEMANMQAGKMTQTGVLEHLKLENVTLSHQLTETQHRSIKEKERIAVQLQSIEADMMTQESAYKQIQDAKTMVEDDLQHKLEEFEEERERLVKLANTASNLEMELEQMKLNLSQKDMQLQALQKEHLELMRQLTTTQENLHTKEQSINQLEARYLELEAQLTELQAESNSKDDNIQYLQNEKIVLEVALQTARADKNQLDENAERLGEDVLVVSDVLDHLQQEVQVKTSQIEKLQQENGSLKKQVQKFKEQFQQQKVMVEAYRRDANSKDQLISELKSTKKRLLAEVKDLKQELLDVHGEKQKADLEQGRLQKEVLRVQEQINNMESHLEDIQRERDHLETQIQSLQFDQSHLVAVTEENESLRKRVKKMETEAKKAISEQKVRMKRLGTDLTSAQKEMKAKHKAYENAVSILSRRLQEALTDKETTEAELVKLKAQVSDGGNNHILQEKIEALQTALQVVAKSKAMLEKELEEVISLTSTELEEYQEKVMELEDELQESRCFKKRIRKLEDANKKLALELEHEKGKLVGLTQSHSALREHANILESALAKREADLVQLNLQVQAVLKRKEEEDQQMKQVVQTLQLALEKEKTKVKDLKEQVATAKAEAAHNRRHYRAAMLELSEIKKDLQAKEDLVKALQHEAHKLQSQDEKHAQEISSFQEELAEAHSRLQILQKQLDEELSNKPLTNQEVEDLKWEVEQRQREIEAQKQQLEMMEECQHRELDNLQTALQNIKIELETVQEELNGTRKDKFMLQAKVGELKNSMKTILLQNQQLKQDLKQIRLRKQRMELKTEGTPSNPVTPVKIPDCPVPASLLDELLKPSTSVNKEPLNNLHNCLRQLKEEMDSLQKQMEEHTVTVHESMSSLPNTEEGLAQLGLENNISNAWSPLSNTVVENNNEAEQQQS